One window of Treponema denticola genomic DNA carries:
- a CDS encoding transporter associated domain-containing protein, with protein MQKIKAFFHQQNLRRRAARLAGRIEIVLSFAMLIGILILSIEIFFDIKEMVYAFIYSNKIPSFSEFLSLIFSLVIGLEFVNMLIKHTPGSALEVVLYTIARKIIADHGSMFDALLGVVAIAVLFAVKKYLNEGGEYGTGNECDYIVNGGTSIHEINHRLDSDFDEAYGNTVAGYLFNYLKQQGRSPHLGLEADIGEYKFIIHEMDNDLIRYIKILPINEHKN; from the coding sequence ATGCAAAAAATTAAAGCGTTTTTTCATCAACAAAATCTAAGACGAAGAGCTGCAAGGTTGGCAGGACGAATCGAAATTGTTCTATCTTTTGCAATGCTTATTGGAATTTTAATTCTTTCTATCGAAATTTTCTTTGACATAAAAGAAATGGTTTATGCATTTATTTACAGTAATAAAATTCCTTCATTTTCCGAATTCTTATCATTGATATTTTCTCTTGTAATCGGTCTCGAATTTGTAAACATGCTTATAAAACATACACCGGGAAGTGCTCTTGAAGTTGTGCTTTATACCATCGCACGAAAAATTATTGCCGACCACGGTAGTATGTTTGATGCCCTATTGGGCGTTGTCGCTATAGCAGTTTTGTTTGCCGTAAAAAAATACCTAAACGAAGGCGGCGAATACGGAACAGGAAACGAATGTGATTATATCGTAAACGGCGGTACCAGTATCCACGAGATAAATCACAGGCTGGACTCGGATTTTGATGAAGCTTACGGAAACACGGTTGCAGGTTATTTGTTTAACTATCTTAAACAACAAGGCCGCTCACCTCACCTCGGTCTGGAAGCCGACATAGGAGAATATAAATTCATTATCCATGAAATGGATAATGACCTGATAAGATATATTAAAATTCTTCCTATTAATGAACATAAAAATTGA
- a CDS encoding heavy metal translocating P-type ATPase, protein MNFYIAHRLPGRLRLRYSRKGLSRKQAVLVETLVSLQEGIRSISVNPVSGSILIEYSGISEAETLSYIKALNSSYLENEELLENVDEPVVSESLTVSLGMLLAEFFIRRLLPIPVRRILALFSIMPRVKGGMKALKGGRPFCAETLDAAALSLSYATGDLNTAGTIAMMLEMGEILEDYTRRKSYENLTRSFLNTKETVHVLKDGNETEISANLLQAGDTVILRIGSVIPADGTVVSGEASVNQASMTGEGLPVHKVSGDTVFASTIVEEGEIHVCVKACGRETRVSKIADMIDRSQSLKAASQIKSERTADKLVFYNFLLAGLTYAFTGNFAKAASTLLVDYSCAMKLSAPVCVLSAMKNCAEHGITVKGGKFLEDFARADTIVFDKTGTLTESQPSVKKIITFGGRPEKNVLKIAACLEEHFPHSLARAVVREAENRGIKHREEHTKVSYILAHGLKSTLKGDELRIGSAHFIFDDEGIPKTEEAEKAIEDLSKSGCSQLYLSIGKELAGIIAIEDPVRPEAKEVVSELHKLGIKNIIMLTGDGPQTARSIAEKTGIDRYHAQALPDTKAGFIKELKAEGKKIVMIGDGINDSPALSEADVGIAMGQASSIAGETADILLPDDGLRALPVLRRIATGLIKRINVNNRAIIGINSALIAGELAGSIPPATAALVHNGSTVAIGMSAMRSYERL, encoded by the coding sequence ATGAATTTTTATATTGCTCACCGCCTTCCGGGGCGTTTGCGTTTAAGATATAGCCGGAAAGGTTTAAGCCGCAAACAAGCCGTTCTTGTAGAAACCCTTGTGTCTTTACAAGAAGGCATAAGGTCGATAAGTGTAAATCCTGTTTCAGGAAGTATCTTAATTGAATATTCGGGGATAAGCGAAGCCGAAACTCTTTCTTATATAAAAGCTCTAAATTCTTCTTACCTTGAAAACGAAGAACTATTAGAAAATGTGGATGAACCGGTAGTAAGCGAAAGTTTAACGGTTTCTTTGGGAATGTTGCTTGCGGAATTCTTTATCCGAAGGCTTTTACCTATTCCTGTCCGCAGAATATTGGCTCTCTTTTCAATTATGCCCCGCGTAAAAGGCGGAATGAAAGCCTTGAAAGGAGGCAGGCCCTTTTGTGCCGAAACCTTAGATGCAGCGGCTCTTTCTCTTTCCTATGCAACGGGAGACCTAAACACAGCCGGCACCATCGCAATGATGCTTGAAATGGGCGAAATCTTAGAAGACTATACCCGCCGGAAGTCCTATGAAAATTTAACCCGCAGTTTTTTGAATACAAAGGAAACTGTTCATGTTCTAAAAGACGGAAATGAAACTGAAATTTCCGCCAATCTTCTTCAAGCCGGAGATACGGTTATTCTTAGGATTGGGTCGGTTATTCCTGCAGACGGAACGGTGGTATCGGGCGAGGCTTCCGTTAATCAGGCTTCAATGACGGGAGAAGGCCTTCCCGTGCACAAGGTCTCGGGAGATACTGTTTTTGCTTCTACCATCGTTGAAGAGGGGGAAATCCATGTATGCGTAAAGGCTTGCGGACGGGAAACCAGAGTGAGCAAGATAGCCGATATGATTGACCGCTCTCAATCTTTAAAGGCGGCTTCACAAATCAAATCCGAAAGAACTGCGGATAAACTTGTTTTTTATAACTTTTTACTTGCAGGCTTGACCTACGCCTTTACAGGTAACTTTGCAAAGGCTGCCTCGACTCTTCTTGTCGACTATTCCTGTGCGATGAAGTTATCTGCTCCTGTCTGCGTGCTTTCAGCTATGAAAAATTGTGCCGAACACGGCATCACCGTAAAGGGCGGAAAGTTTTTAGAAGACTTTGCCCGAGCCGATACAATCGTATTCGATAAGACGGGAACTCTTACGGAATCCCAGCCCTCGGTTAAAAAGATAATTACCTTCGGCGGCAGGCCGGAAAAAAATGTATTAAAAATAGCGGCCTGTCTTGAAGAGCATTTTCCTCATTCGCTTGCAAGGGCCGTTGTACGGGAAGCCGAAAACAGGGGAATTAAACACAGAGAAGAACATACGAAGGTTTCCTATATTTTAGCCCATGGCCTTAAATCTACCTTAAAAGGAGATGAGCTGCGTATAGGAAGCGCTCATTTTATATTCGATGATGAGGGTATTCCAAAAACGGAAGAAGCCGAAAAAGCTATTGAAGATTTGTCGAAGAGCGGCTGTTCCCAGTTATATTTATCAATAGGAAAAGAACTTGCCGGTATCATTGCGATAGAAGATCCTGTTCGCCCCGAAGCAAAAGAAGTTGTTTCAGAACTTCACAAACTGGGAATAAAAAACATAATTATGCTTACAGGGGACGGCCCCCAAACCGCACGCAGCATAGCCGAAAAGACGGGGATTGACCGTTATCATGCGCAAGCCCTTCCCGATACAAAGGCCGGTTTTATTAAAGAGTTAAAAGCTGAGGGTAAAAAAATCGTTATGATAGGCGACGGGATAAATGATTCCCCTGCCCTGTCGGAAGCGGATGTAGGAATTGCAATGGGACAGGCTTCTTCGATAGCAGGAGAAACCGCCGACATTCTTTTGCCGGATGACGGGCTAAGAGCCCTACCCGTTTTAAGGCGTATAGCAACGGGCTTGATTAAAAGAATCAATGTAAACAATAGGGCTATTATCGGCATTAATTCAGCCCTTATTGCAGGGGAACTTGCGGGCTCAATTCCTCCGGCTACAGCAGCCTTAGTCCATAACGGTTCGACTGTTGCCATAGGTATGTCTGCAATGAGAAGCTATGAGCGGCTATGA